One Thermodesulfobacteriota bacterium genomic region harbors:
- a CDS encoding beta-ketoacyl-[acyl-carrier-protein] synthase family protein translates to MRSKKPVIIGYDSVSPLGTDMESQWRRAVRGESGIGQLTRFTTDENFPVRIAGQVDDIDTTPYPFLSARNLAQWTSPIFKYAMLVVHRALEKSKIKITPDLAPKVAITFSSAVGGQDAVLKADRLMISRHKLPHPFTNPNSCINMVGGKISILTGATGPITSTITACATGVTSMIIGAMLLEQGKADVVICGAVDFALVEPIVAGFATMNGTYSPKPGLPQEPAERASRPFSIDRRGFVISEGAGSIIICTQEFAKAHGLSYHIEIAGWGMTSDAYHFVAPNFETVKRCITESIDNADIKPDDIDAVNAHGTSTKIGDKVEFDALKAVFGNAIPPVSANKSLIGHAMGASSAIESIFAICGMKRSTLLPTINYTPDPGMVLDCVPEGARNHSQEYVLKNSFGFGGCNSCVVFRRIA, encoded by the coding sequence ATGCGGTCAAAAAAACCTGTAATTATTGGATATGATTCGGTTTCTCCCCTGGGAACCGATATGGAATCCCAGTGGCGCAGGGCTGTCAGGGGTGAAAGCGGAATAGGCCAACTCACCCGCTTTACCACCGATGAAAACTTTCCCGTTCGTATTGCCGGCCAGGTCGATGATATTGACACCACGCCTTATCCTTTTTTAAGTGCACGAAATCTCGCACAGTGGACATCCCCGATTTTCAAATATGCCATGCTGGTGGTGCACCGTGCCCTGGAAAAAAGTAAAATTAAAATCACCCCCGATTTAGCCCCAAAGGTCGCCATTACTTTCAGTTCCGCAGTGGGCGGGCAGGATGCTGTTTTGAAAGCAGACCGGCTCATGATTTCCCGGCACAAACTGCCCCATCCATTCACCAACCCCAACTCATGCATCAATATGGTCGGTGGGAAAATATCCATTTTAACCGGTGCCACCGGCCCCATTACCTCAACCATTACCGCCTGTGCCACCGGTGTCACTTCAATGATCATAGGGGCAATGCTGCTTGAGCAGGGAAAAGCTGATGTCGTCATTTGCGGTGCGGTTGATTTTGCCCTTGTTGAACCGATTGTGGCCGGGTTTGCCACCATGAACGGCACCTATAGCCCCAAACCCGGTCTTCCCCAAGAACCGGCTGAAAGGGCCAGCAGACCTTTTTCTATTGACAGAAGAGGCTTTGTCATCTCCGAAGGCGCGGGCAGTATTATTATATGTACCCAAGAATTTGCCAAGGCCCATGGTCTCAGTTACCATATTGAAATAGCCGGTTGGGGCATGACCTCGGATGCCTATCATTTTGTTGCTCCGAATTTTGAGACCGTTAAAAGATGCATCACTGAAAGTATTGACAATGCAGATATAAAGCCCGATGATATCGATGCGGTAAATGCACACGGCACCTCTACGAAAATCGGCGATAAAGTTGAATTTGATGCCTTGAAAGCGGTATTTGGAAATGCTATACCTCCGGTATCGGCAAACAAATCGCTGATCGGTCATGCCATGGGGGCGTCCAGTGCGATTGAGTCTATTTTTGCCATTTGCGGGATGAAAAGGAGCACTTTGCTTCCAACCATCAACTATACACCGGACCCGGGCATGGTTTTGGACTGTGTACCCGAAGGCGCACGCAATCATAGTCAGGAATATGTGCTTAAAAATTCCTTTGGGTTTGGCGGATGCAATTCATGTGTTGTTTTCCGCAGGATAGCATAA